In Seonamhaeicola sp. S2-3, the genomic window TAAAAATTTCACCAGGTAAAATGTAGTTGCCAGTAGATTTTGCCATTTTTTTACCATTCATTATAAGCATGTTGGCATGCATCCAATAATTTACAGGCGATTGCCCTTTGGCAGCTTCATTTTGTGCAATTTCACATTCATGATGCGGAAATTTTAAATCCATTCCACCACCGTGAATATCAAAATGTTCACCTAAGTATTTGGTGCTCATTGCGGTACATTCTAAGTGCCAACCAGGGAATCCATCACTCCATGGTGATGGCCAGCGCATAATGTGTTGTGGTTCGGCTTTTTTCCAAAGTGCAAAATCTTGTGGATTCTTTTTATCGCTTTGTCCGTCTAACTCACGTGTATTGTGAATTAAATCATCAAGTTTACGTTTACTTAATTTTCCGTATTGACTAGTTTCGTTAAACTTATGAACATCAAAATACACAGAGCCATTTACTTCATAAGCAAATCCGTTATCAATAATGTTTTTTATTAATTCAATTTGCTCAATAATATGACCTGTAGCGGTAGGTTCAATGCTAGGAGGTAGAAAGTTAAAAGCGTTTAAAATGTTATGGAAATCAACAGTATAGCGTTGCACAACTTCCATAGGTTCTATTTGTTCTAAACGTGCTTTTTTGGCAATTCTATCTTCGCCAGCGTCGGCATCATTTTCTAAATGACCAGCATCGGTAATATTTCTAACATAGCGTACTTTATAACCTAAGTGTTTTAAATATCTAAAAATAACATCAAAAGACATGAAGGTTCTTACATTACCTAAGTGCACATTGCTATACACGGTTGGTCCGCAAACATACATGCCTACGTGTCCTTCATTAATGGGTTTAAATGTTTCTTTTTTTCCGCTAAGTGAGTTGTATATTTTTAGCTCTTGATGATTATAAAGTTGCATGGTTGGTAATTGGGAAATCTGTTAGAAATATTTAACTTAAAATTTTGTTTCTAGTTTGATGTAATCTAAAAATTCTCTACGGGTAGCTTTATCTTTAA contains:
- the cysS gene encoding cysteine--tRNA ligase — protein: MQLYNHQELKIYNSLSGKKETFKPINEGHVGMYVCGPTVYSNVHLGNVRTFMSFDVIFRYLKHLGYKVRYVRNITDAGHLENDADAGEDRIAKKARLEQIEPMEVVQRYTVDFHNILNAFNFLPPSIEPTATGHIIEQIELIKNIIDNGFAYEVNGSVYFDVHKFNETSQYGKLSKRKLDDLIHNTRELDGQSDKKNPQDFALWKKAEPQHIMRWPSPWSDGFPGWHLECTAMSTKYLGEHFDIHGGGMDLKFPHHECEIAQNEAAKGQSPVNYWMHANMLIMNGKKMAKSTGNYILPGEIFTGENPNITKAFAPGVARFFMLQAHYRSILDFTNEGLLAGEKGFNKLMDAIGMLEKLNTSKTSSIAIDAWKQKCYDAMNDDFNTPVLIANLFEGVKYINQIKEGSQTVTTEDLNTLKDTIKAFTFDILGLENSTLSNSDDDKLSGAVDVLIKLRQEARANKDFALSDKIRDKLAEVGIILKDGKDGTTFSVN